GGCTTCCTCACCAATTCACATGAGATTGGTGAGAATTTTTCCGAGAAAACAAGCATAACCATTGTGCTTCAAGGGCTCGTTTCCTTCACTTTCCATCAAATCCACGCATGCGTGTGAGAAGTATGGAACTCGAAGCGACGTCATGGGAGCAGGTGGTCAagctcaacctcaagaccCTGCAACTGAGAGACTCATTCTCATTCCAAGCTTACACTCAAGCTCACACTCAAGCTCGCCCTCTAGCTCGCCCTCAAGCTCACACGCAGACTTACACTCAAACTCCACAATGCTCATCCAAAGTTGCGGGGTCGGCTATTGATTTTGTCTGAGGCATTATGTTCTGGTGAGATGTGTGCTGTCCGCGTTGAAGAGACCGTGAATCCAGTTTACGAGTGACAATGGATGATGTCAATGACCCAGTGAGTTAGATACTGAGGACACATACTTACAGTCCAACTCCGCCCGCTCAGTCTGCTCCGTCAGCTCAGTCCGATCAGTTCTGCTCACCCATGCTTTCACTTACTCTACAGTTCCTCCACTCTAACATGGCATCAGTCTCACATGACCAGCTCCGAGATAACATGGCCACGTTTCCTACACCTTGGTAGATGCCAAGATGTTGCTCCCCCATTCCTTTAGCTCCTAGCTTCGCTTCGCTCCAGCAAACGTTCGCTCAATGAACGTTTCGCTCGCAAAAAAAGGGTCACACCTAAAGAACAGAACACATGCCTGCGTGATACACCTTTTCCCATCGTCGAGGTTAGGCTGAACTGTACACGAACAGCACCGAGAAATAGCTACATGTGCTCTACGTCTCCATGATGATTTCACATCTTCTCTGCAACAGCTAGACACAGCCTCCACGATATCATAAAGGTGCATTATCTTGGTGCAGCCCCTTTTTAATATTGCCAAGACCAGATCTGCCTATACAAATACTTCAACCGTTATTTTTAGCTGCATTTCGAGTTTTTGAGGTTGTGCCAAAGCAGGTTGATTATTGGACGATTGGACCTCGGCTCAAATCCCGCAACGCACAACACCAAACAGAGGGTAAAGATAACCCTAAAATGTGCTCAAAATGCCGATTATCAACAGCTTGGCACTGTTTGAAGCCGTTCCAAGTCCATATCGCCTTATAATGACGTTTGTTATCGTCGTCTCAACTGACAGGGGAGTTTTTTGGCCCAGTTCTCCCAACTCCCAGACAGGCCTCTCAAACGTGGGAGCCGGGATCTTTAGCATCGTGAAAAGTCAACTCTAAGGGCCCGCAGAGTGAGAGAAAACTCTTCCATACCTCTGCAGCTCTTATCGACCCATATATTTGCACCCGAGGTCGGAGATTTGGAAACGTCCGATGGTGCTTCGCTGTGCAGAATGGGCCGTACATGCGTACAATATGCATTTTCTGTGCATGGCAGGTGCAACACTGAGGTAATTCGGCTTTCGTTATAGGCCGATATTCGTGGTGTCGTGATAGTGTTATCTCGATCGGTGTTACAGCCAAGACGGCTGGGTCCCGCGCTGCTTTCCAGCACTTGTAGACCCCAAGCCACTCTTGGCAAGCTGGAATTGTTGCGATCCACGTGATATTTAGCCATCGTACGGGTGTTTGGTTGCGAGCGTGTAACAAATGTGTTACAAATGGACGTGCCAATCTCCCCGTGAGCCTGAAGCACGCCATCATCGACAGCTACGAGGTTGACAGCTGCAGGAACTGCAGTTTACGGAGCGGTTGGGAGCTGGAGTTGCCAGTGACTAATGTCGTATTGCCGATTTCGATGCAGCCCGTTGGGTTCGCTTACAAATTTTACGAGCCATGCAGCGCATCGGATTGAATAGCAACCGTGCGTGCCGTCAGCCGTATGGAGGGGGGGGAGGATTGAGGCGTGCAAAGTCAAGCTGATGCGGCGAACCGATTCACATGGGTGTTTGTGGATGCTTGGCACGTGTTCCGgtctcgagcagctcgcaATTCCCCATTTGTGGGGTTTGGAGTCGCCAGTCTTGAGGCGCTTGATTCGAGAATTAATCATAGAGTTTTGCGTGGCGAATTTtggctgctggaggagggatATTGGTCAGCAGCCACCTCGCGTGGGAAGCAAGTGGAGCCGGCAACACATGTGTCGCTCGCAGTCATTTTGCTCTATGTGGGACTCCCCAATTTCTGTCTGGATTCTTGGCCATCTTTCGCTCTGGCCGggttttctttttctttttttttttaggTCCGCTCCGTGCTGGCGGAACGGAAGTTTGGCGGAGTTAGCAGGTTCCtggtgaaaaaaaaaaaccgagTCTATAGCCGCACAGCCAAAAGACCCTAACAAAGTTGCGAGCCAGAGTCATACACGCAGCATGCAAGTGTGCACACAATGTCCCATTGTGAGTAATCCCACAGTTGTTGAGCATGGACCGGCAGGGGAATCTTGTGGAGGACCGGTACGAGTGCgattacaagtacaatactgtacagcactGGACAGAATAACCAATTGTCGCCATGAAGACGAACGTGAAGACAGATGACAAAGTCAATGGAAAAGCAAAGCCCAGAGCTAAAAAGAGACGAGTGTGTCATAGAGTTTGGCGATGGCAAGTCCGCTGGGTTCGGACAAGCCAAAATTAAGTCCGTAACCTCCGATGCAGGGATCGGCATGCAAAACGGTGCTACAACCATTACTCACACCGGAGGTGCATGGAGATCAgacatgtatatatagaccGGGGACCCCTCCTTTTCTGGGGAgcaccaaacacaaaccCCACAGCTAGCGCCGACACATCCACAAGACCAACACAATGAGCTCCACAACCATCTCCACAGTGCCCGAGACCTCGACCGCGGACATCTACTTCATGTCTTCTCGAGCCCGAAACAAGTTGGCCCGAGAGTCATACAAGCCCGAGCTCAATCTGCGAAAGCTCGTGGCACACGCCAATCTCATGGACTCGCTCtacgacgagctggagtACCGACGATCGCGATACCAGGTGCAATTTGTTGAGCCTGCCAAGCCCATGCGAAAGGCCCCCTCGGCACCCACACCCATGGAAGACATTCCCGAATACGAGTCTTCGGACGAAGAGACCgagagcgaggaggagagcgaggaggaggacgagcagGACAACTACTCTATGACGGTGGACAACAACGTGCACATTTTTGGCGAGCCTGACACAGACGTTATGGCGGACGCGACTTTTGCCACCCATCACAAGGTTCAAAGCTCCGATAATCTCACTTTCAACGAGATGCTCCTGCAGCAATAAGCATTCATCGCTGCGTCTACTAACCTCTcatccagagccagtgCTGGCGCTGGCCTCTTCGTACATAgattatttattgaatgattttttttttcttcacaAGTGTCAGTGTGTGTCAGTGTTAGTAAAAGTATTTTGTAAGGTGgttattttattttattttattttattttttttattttattttttttattttattttattttattttattttattttattttattttataaGGATTTAAATTTTAAATTTTATTTCCCCGTTTTTATCTTTTTTGTTTCATCGCGTACAGTGTACCTTTAGTTACCTTATCAGATGCATTATGTaatccaccaccactcaGCCCGGAATGTGACAGGCTAAAAAAAGAAGGTGGAAAATGGCGTATCGTCTGTTCTTGGTGTTGCGACGCGTTGGTTCCAGACACACTTTCCGTCCCCTCAAATGGCGCTATTCATCGCCATCGCCATATCCTTGGCACCCCGATCCAGAGCAAGGACGGAAACTCCGAGTAAGTTTGGAATGCAGtcctggagaagagaaaaacgAGAGATTGACTTCGCAAATCATGTGAAATGAGCTCCAAGCCTGCTGCTACTAATCGGCGATGGCAGCAAGCCAAGAAAGAGGGTGAGTGGGTCTGTGGTGGGTCCGTAGTATCGACACAGCCCTCGGACAGGGATAGGATATGGCGTGGGCTGTGTTTGCTGCACCAAGACTGAATCGTCTACACAGCCATTCAATTGATCGAACACAACCAACTCAATTGAACAAACACGACCACCTCTCTTACCGTTAACCgtactttttttccctGACACATCTGCTCGTGTCCCTTGATCACAGGTCA
The Yarrowia lipolytica chromosome 1A, complete sequence genome window above contains:
- a CDS encoding uncharacterized protein (Compare to YALI0A10967g, some similarities with uniprot|Q7RYZ0 Neurospora crassa NCU06425.1 predicted protein); the encoded protein is MSSTTISTVPETSTADIYFMSSRARNKLARESYKPELNLRKLVAHANLMDSLYDELEYRRSRYQVQFVEPAKPMRKAPSAPTPMEDIPEYESSDEETESEEESEEEDEQDNYSMTVDNNVHIFGEPDTDVMADATFATHHKVQSSDNLTFNEMLLQQ